Proteins encoded within one genomic window of Anastrepha ludens isolate Willacy chromosome 4, idAnaLude1.1, whole genome shotgun sequence:
- the LOC128861761 gene encoding piggyBac transposable element-derived protein 1-like, whose protein sequence is MYAKYYRIRYEELQDHVQNILPELDEGEEHFDLEDDSNAGNDDSSNPNDIGAGGLIGINTEESYAESELIIEEDDIRNDEQEEGATFEADFEDDFDSGEPPIPQRHDALIAKDQTAWLKNFPSQAVRVSSHNVFRGTVVGPTRATQGLIECDVFELIFTPSMLQQILVDTNEKARKAYEIWNEKNCTGDKRIWEKLTLIELRAFIGLVLLAGVNKSNDEDVDVLWGQECICFYRAVMPKSRFKEIVRFIRFDSERTRAVRLEANKAAPISELWTQMNANLRKYYQPSGEITADEQLFAYRGRTRFTQYIPSKPAKYGIKVWFACDAKSFYPLKSEIYTGKNSNAGRANNVGEGVVQRLVCHWENTGRTIICDNFFTSLNLGKYLMSKGLAILGTVRQNKTFVPYEMKADRNRAEESFIFGFLDGKFSLVSYVQKRGISVIILASTPLTNSIVAEKKNKPQYILDYDVNKGGVDAMDKMLSAYSTKRKTLRRPLAMFYNMLDISSLASFIIYSENNPYNRRTDVRRKFLRSLSKQLFMPAIEQRSQVPRVLGFHQTRKAIEIALDRSLSATSNVDSSIYLIFPTINNQNILYLVNTVK, encoded by the exons ATGTatgcaaaata TTACCGAATAAGGTACGAAGAACTTCAGGATCATGTGCAAAACATATTGCCCGAGCTTGATGAGGGGGAAGAGCATTTCGACTTGGAGGATGATAGCAATGCCGGCAATGATGACAGTTCCAACCCGAACGATATTGGCGCTGGTGGTCTGATTGGTATCAATACAGAAGAGTCCTACGCTGAAAGTGaattaattattgaagaggACGACATTCGCAATGATGAGCAAGAAGAGGGTGCAACATTCGAAGCAGATTTCGAGGATGATTTTGATTCAGGCGAACCGCCCATTCCCCAACGACATGATGCGTTGATCGCTAAAGATCAAACTGCATGGCTTAAGAACTTTCCTAGCCAAGCTGTTCGAGTAAGTAGCCATAATGTATTTCGGGGCACTGTTGTGGGTCCAACTCGGGCTACCCAGGGTCTAATTGAGTGTGACGTCTTTGAGTTGATATTCACTCCATCAATGCTTCAACAAATTCTAGTAGATACGAATGAAAAAGCACGGAAAGCCTATGAGATTTGGAACGAGAAAAACTGCACTGGAGATAAAAGAATCTGGGAGAAATTAACCTTAATTGAACTAAGAGCATTTATAGGTCTTGTGTTACTAGCAggtgtaaataaatcaaatgacgaagatgTAGATGTGCTATGGGGCCAAGAATGCATTTGCTTTTATCGAGCAGTAATGCCTAAGTCACGCTTCAAAGAAATTGTTCGATTCATTAGATTTGACAGCGAGCGTACAAGAGCAGTTAGGCTAGAAGCCAATAAGGCTGCTCCAATATCTGAGTTGTGGACACAAATGAACGCAAATCTGCGCAAATATTACCAACCATCTGGAGAAATTACTGcggatgaacaattatttgcttatcGCGGTCGAACTAGGTTTACTCAGTACATACCCTCTAAGCCTGCCAAGTATGGGATAAAGGTTTGGTTTGCATGCGATGCTAAGTCGTTCTATCCActcaaaagtgaaatatatacTGGAAAAAACTCAAATGCTGGTCGAGCAAATAACGTAGGTGAAGGTGTTGTGCAAAGGTTAGTATGCCATTGGGAGAACACcggaaggactattatttgtgacaatttttttacatcgctAAACTTAGGCAAGTATTTAATGTCCAAAGGTCTAGCTATTCTTGGTACTGTTCGTCAAAATAAAACGTTTGTACCATATGAAATGAAGGCTGACCGCAATCGTGCTGAAGAATCTTTCATTTTCGGGTTTCTCGATGGAAAGTTTTCTTTGGTATCTTATGTTCAAAAAAGAGGCATATCAGTTATAATACTTGCCAGCACACCTTTGACAAATTCAATTGtagctgaaaagaaaaacaagccgCAATACATCCTTGATTACGATGTAAACAAAGGAGGCGTCGACGCAATGGATAAAATGCTTTCTGCATATTCAACGAAACGCAAAACATTGCGTCGGCCCTTGGCCATGTTTTATAACATGCTGGACATAAGTTCACTTGCATCATTCATCATTTACTCGGAAAACAATCCATATAACCGTCGCACAGACGTGCGACGAAAGTTCTTGCGGAGCTTGTCTAAGCAGCTTTTTATGCCAGCAATTGAACAGCGCTCTCAAGTTCCCCGGGTGCTGGGATTCCATCAAACACGTAAAGCTATCGAAATTGCACTGGATCGATCCCTTTCAGCTACATCTAATGTTGATTCATCTAtttacctgatatttccaacgataAACAACCAAAATATCCTGTACCTTGTCAATACTGTGAAATAG